From the Paludibacterium paludis genome, one window contains:
- a CDS encoding ribonuclease catalytic domain-containing protein: MNVLYEESGSFKVGSIVSKSDASLQIDTQHGKRTKLKAASVVLEFSSPLNDFLPAAEALLADIDLDFLWECCGQDEFGHEALALDYFGHTPTAIETAAIVMRLFSAPMYFYKKGKGRYKAAPEEALKAALAGLERKKREQQQIDEWVAQLKERTLPEPVRVRLMEMLFRPDKNSLEYKAFEQASREMSLSPLRLAIEAGGIPSVPEYLMAGFQMEHFPKGIGFGQYTPPGAVEGLPVAPVAAFSIDDAATTEIDDAFSLEALPDGSMRVGIHIAAPTLGIAEGSDLERLVYSRLSTVYFPGGKITMLPDDVVERFTLKEGEPCPALSLYVVVSPDFEPLSFENRIEAVPISANLRHDTLEPLFNEATLANDPGIDYPFKRELTWLWQFAVALEKRRGKYDPSRPVQQDYNFDVIDGKVRITTRRRGAPMDKLVSELMILANSEWGRMLAEVDIPAMYRAQGAGKVRMTTRPEPHVGLGVAQYAWATSPLRRASDFVNQRQLIAMIREEEAPFAQSDTRLFALLRDFDTSYAAYLGFQDRMELFWCLRWFSQEGVTSPTATWIKEDLVRLDGLPLRLRVPGLPELTPGARIRLAILRIDEPMLEIECRFAGLVDEVSPADGA; encoded by the coding sequence ATGAACGTCTTATACGAAGAGAGTGGCAGTTTCAAAGTCGGCAGCATTGTCTCCAAAAGCGATGCGAGCCTGCAGATCGACACCCAGCATGGCAAGCGCACCAAACTCAAGGCGGCCAGTGTCGTGCTGGAGTTCTCCTCCCCGCTCAACGATTTTCTGCCGGCGGCGGAAGCATTGCTGGCCGACATCGATCTGGATTTTCTCTGGGAGTGCTGCGGCCAGGACGAGTTCGGTCACGAGGCGCTGGCGCTCGACTACTTCGGCCACACGCCGACGGCCATTGAAACCGCGGCGATCGTGATGCGGCTCTTTTCCGCGCCGATGTACTTCTACAAGAAGGGCAAGGGACGTTACAAGGCCGCGCCGGAAGAGGCGCTCAAGGCGGCGTTGGCCGGTCTCGAACGCAAAAAGCGCGAGCAGCAGCAGATCGACGAGTGGGTGGCGCAGCTCAAGGAGCGGACCTTGCCCGAGCCGGTGCGCGTTCGCCTGATGGAGATGCTGTTCCGCCCCGACAAGAACTCGCTCGAATACAAGGCCTTCGAGCAGGCCAGCCGGGAAATGTCGCTCTCGCCGTTGCGCCTGGCGATCGAGGCGGGCGGCATTCCCTCGGTGCCCGAGTATCTGATGGCCGGTTTCCAGATGGAGCATTTTCCCAAGGGCATCGGGTTTGGCCAGTACACGCCGCCCGGGGCGGTCGAGGGACTGCCGGTCGCGCCGGTCGCGGCGTTTTCCATCGATGACGCGGCGACCACGGAAATCGACGATGCCTTCTCGCTCGAGGCACTGCCCGACGGTTCGATGCGTGTCGGCATCCATATCGCGGCGCCGACGCTCGGCATCGCCGAAGGATCCGATCTTGAACGCCTGGTTTACAGCCGTTTGTCCACGGTGTATTTCCCCGGCGGCAAGATCACCATGCTGCCGGACGACGTCGTCGAGCGCTTCACGCTCAAAGAGGGCGAACCGTGCCCGGCGCTGAGCCTGTATGTGGTTGTTTCGCCCGATTTCGAACCGCTATCCTTCGAGAACCGCATCGAAGCCGTGCCGATCAGCGCGAACCTGCGCCACGATACGCTCGAGCCGCTGTTCAACGAGGCGACTCTCGCCAACGATCCCGGCATCGATTACCCGTTCAAACGCGAGCTGACCTGGTTGTGGCAGTTCGCCGTCGCGCTGGAGAAGCGGCGCGGCAAGTACGATCCCTCCCGGCCCGTTCAGCAGGATTACAATTTCGATGTGATCGACGGCAAGGTGCGTATCACCACGCGCCGCCGCGGCGCGCCGATGGACAAGCTGGTGTCGGAGCTGATGATCCTCGCCAATTCCGAATGGGGACGCATGCTGGCCGAGGTCGACATTCCCGCCATGTACCGTGCGCAAGGCGCGGGCAAGGTGCGCATGACCACGCGCCCCGAACCGCATGTCGGTCTGGGCGTGGCACAGTACGCCTGGGCCACGTCGCCGCTGCGCCGCGCGTCGGACTTCGTCAACCAGCGTCAACTCATCGCCATGATCCGCGAGGAGGAAGCGCCGTTCGCCCAGTCCGACACCCGGCTGTTCGCCTTGCTGAGGGACTTCGATACCAGTTACGCGGCCTATCTCGGCTTCCAGGACCGTATGGAGCTGTTCTGGTGCCTGCGCTGGTTCAGCCAGGAAGGTGTCACCTCGCCGACCGCCACCTGGATCAAGGAGGATCTGGTACGGCTTGACGGACTGCCGCTCAGGCTGCGCGTGCCTGGACTGCCGGAATTGACCCCGGGCGCGCGTATCCGGCTCGCGATCTTGCGCATCGACGAGCCGATGCTCGAGATCGAATGCCGTTTCGCCGGCCTGGTCGACGAGGTTTCCCCCGCCGACGGGGCGTGA
- a CDS encoding DeoR/GlpR family DNA-binding transcription regulator, which yields MSRPPRHDRILQLVRENGFMPIDELARILDVTPQTIRRDINQLCEANLLRRYHGGAALGSSVENEDYFARKGKFQSEKAHIADMIASSIPDHASLFMSIGTTIEAVAQALTSSHKGLRVITNNIHVASIMSANPDFTVMITSGVVRASDGGITGVATLDFINQFKVDYAILGASGIELDGSLLDFDYREVRVAQAMMANARHRYLAADHSKFGRNALVRMGHISEFHVMFTDSPPPDTLAKLLEEHNVRLLMSEH from the coding sequence ATGAGCCGACCACCCCGCCACGACAGAATCCTGCAGCTTGTCCGAGAAAACGGCTTCATGCCCATCGACGAGCTGGCCCGCATCCTGGATGTGACGCCGCAGACCATCCGCCGCGATATCAACCAGTTGTGCGAGGCCAATCTCCTGCGCCGTTACCACGGTGGCGCTGCCCTGGGCAGCAGTGTCGAGAACGAGGACTACTTCGCGCGCAAGGGCAAGTTCCAGAGCGAGAAGGCGCACATCGCCGACATGATCGCCAGCAGCATTCCCGATCACGCCTCGCTGTTCATGAGCATCGGCACCACCATCGAGGCGGTGGCGCAGGCGCTGACCTCGTCGCACAAGGGCTTGCGCGTCATCACCAATAATATCCATGTGGCGTCGATCATGTCGGCCAATCCGGATTTCACGGTGATGATCACCTCCGGCGTGGTTCGGGCCTCCGACGGCGGGATCACCGGTGTGGCGACCCTCGACTTCATCAACCAGTTCAAGGTCGATTACGCGATCCTCGGCGCGTCGGGCATCGAGCTGGACGGTTCGCTGCTGGATTTCGATTACCGCGAAGTGCGGGTCGCGCAGGCGATGATGGCCAACGCGCGGCACCGTTATCTTGCGGCCGATCACAGCAAGTTCGGGCGCAACGCGCTGGTGCGCATGGGACATATCAGCGAGTTTCACGTGATGTTCACCGACTCTCCCCCGCCGGATACCCTGGCCAAGCTCCTCGAAGAGCACAATGTCCGGCTCTTGATGTCCGAACACTGA
- the argH gene encoding argininosuccinate lyase: MQDTHAWSGRFSEPVSELVKKYTASVTFDKRLAEFDIEGSLAHAAMLNRVGVLSDEDLAAIRQGMAGLLEDIRQGRFEWRLDLEDVHMNIERRLTDLIGDAGKRLHTGRSRNDQVATDIRLWLRDAVDGIVLLVTDLQRALLDLAEEHAATVMPGFTHLQVAQPVTFGHHLLAYVEMLARDKGRLTDCRRRINHLPLGAAALAGTTFPIDRHYTAELLGFDAVCHNSLDAVSDRDFAIEFTAAASLVMTHLSRLSEELILWMSPRVGFIDIADRFCTGSSIMPQKKNPDVPELVRGKTGRVNGNLVALLTLMKSQPLAYNKDNQEDKEPLFDTVDTLVDTLRIYADMMRGITVKADAMREAVLQGFATATDLADYLVKKGLPFRDSHEVVARAVRHAEGQGCDLADLPLGVLQGFSGLVGEDVYRVLTPEGSLAQRNHVGGTAVERVRKEITRHRKSLAVPHL; the protein is encoded by the coding sequence ATGCAAGACACCCATGCCTGGTCCGGCCGGTTTTCCGAACCGGTTTCCGAACTCGTCAAGAAATACACCGCCTCGGTGACGTTCGACAAACGCCTGGCCGAGTTCGATATCGAAGGTTCGCTGGCGCACGCCGCGATGCTCAATCGTGTGGGTGTGCTGTCGGACGAGGACCTGGCGGCCATTCGCCAGGGCATGGCCGGTCTGCTGGAGGATATCCGCCAAGGCCGTTTCGAATGGCGCCTCGATCTGGAGGATGTCCACATGAACATCGAGCGGCGCTTGACCGATCTGATCGGCGATGCGGGCAAGCGCCTGCATACCGGCCGCAGCCGCAACGACCAGGTGGCGACCGACATCCGTCTGTGGCTGCGCGACGCGGTGGACGGCATCGTGCTTCTGGTAACCGACCTGCAGCGCGCCCTGCTCGATCTGGCCGAAGAGCACGCCGCCACGGTGATGCCGGGCTTCACCCACCTGCAGGTGGCTCAACCGGTGACTTTCGGCCACCATCTGCTGGCCTACGTGGAAATGCTCGCCCGCGACAAGGGGCGTCTGACGGATTGCCGCCGGCGCATCAACCATTTGCCGCTCGGGGCCGCCGCGCTCGCCGGCACGACTTTCCCGATCGACCGTCATTACACCGCCGAACTGCTGGGGTTCGACGCGGTGTGCCACAACTCGCTGGACGCCGTCTCCGATCGCGACTTTGCCATCGAGTTCACCGCCGCGGCGAGCCTGGTGATGACCCACCTGTCGCGCCTGTCCGAAGAATTGATCCTGTGGATGAGTCCGCGCGTCGGCTTCATCGATATCGCCGACCGTTTCTGTACCGGCAGCTCGATCATGCCGCAAAAGAAAAACCCCGATGTGCCCGAACTCGTGCGAGGCAAGACCGGCCGCGTGAACGGAAATCTGGTGGCGCTGCTGACGCTGATGAAGTCGCAGCCCCTGGCTTACAACAAGGACAATCAGGAAGACAAGGAACCGTTGTTCGACACGGTCGACACCCTGGTGGATACCTTGCGCATCTACGCGGACATGATGCGCGGCATCACCGTCAAGGCCGACGCGATGCGCGAGGCGGTGCTGCAGGGGTTCGCCACCGCCACCGACCTTGCCGATTACCTGGTGAAAAAAGGACTGCCGTTCCGCGACAGCCACGAGGTCGTGGCGCGCGCCGTGCGCCACGCCGAAGGCCAGGGTTGCGACCTGGCGGACTTGCCGCTCGGGGTGCTGCAGGGGTTTTCCGGGTTGGTTGGGGAGGACGTCTACCGTGTCCTGACCCCGGAGGGCAGCCTTGCCCAGCGCAACCATGTCGGCGGCACCGCCGTCGAGCGGGTGCGCAAGGAAATCACCCGGCACCGCAAGTCGTTGGCCGTGCCGCATCTTTGA
- the ppc gene encoding phosphoenolpyruvate carboxylase, which translates to MSEMEKDLPLRRALALLERLLGEVLKEQEGERLFDAMRDIGRQGIPDDIGNDGMAALVRACGLYAQLFNIAEDLHHTRRRRAHRLAGSAPQQGSLARAVSRLRQDGLPFEALAGLLAEASVVAVMTAHPTEVQRQSVLDGHRAVRRFLVLLDAPDLLPEELAELETKLKRVILALWQTSEIRHFRLTVRDEIENGVAYHPLTFFQAMPRLYERLAGLIAGQWGKECEIPSFVRIASWIGGDRDGNPFVDAKVLRQAMTRQATVAFDHYFHELAGLYRELSLSSRHVAVSAELAALAEHSPDREESRNEEPYRRALAHIEARLEGTARRLGLTVSGRFGAGEAYADAAAFGADLLAVSRSLCLHGSALLADGRLSRLCRAVDLFGFHLMTLDLRQHAEFHQNVVDELFAQGGLGDYSGLDETARCEALRRELATPRPLLSPWGSYSETTRKELAVFAEARELKAAFGDGAIGQSIISNCAHASDLLALALILKETGLIRYRDGKPQASVNLVPLFETIGDLSRSREVMQTLFDDPWYQSLLDSRGRMQEVMLGYSDSNKDGGYLTSQWELYQAERRLVTLFASANVRMRLFHGRGGSVGRGGGPSYEAIMAQPCGSVAGRIRITEQGEVIASKYSDPDIGLRNLEALTAATLEASLASFAGCETDAGVFDELSASAYRAYRALVETPGFMQYFLEATPIHAIARLNIGSRPASRKSLSSIRDLRAIPWVFSWSQSRVMLPGWFGFGSAVSAFLARHGDEGLGRLRTLYRDSGFFQVALSNMEQVMAKADLSIARHYASLVSDRALADTLFGAIGGEWQKTLDALFAITGQTRLLEFNPTLARSLAIRLPYLDALSFLQVELLSRLRDDPDDEETLYAIHLTINGISAGLRNSG; encoded by the coding sequence ATGAGCGAAATGGAAAAGGATCTGCCGCTTCGGCGCGCGCTTGCGCTGCTGGAGAGGCTGCTTGGCGAGGTATTGAAGGAACAGGAGGGCGAACGGCTGTTCGACGCGATGCGCGATATCGGACGTCAGGGCATTCCGGACGATATCGGCAACGACGGCATGGCGGCCCTGGTTCGGGCCTGCGGGCTGTACGCGCAGCTGTTCAATATCGCCGAGGATCTGCACCATACCCGCCGCCGCCGCGCGCACCGGCTGGCCGGCTCGGCGCCCCAGCAGGGCAGTCTTGCGCGGGCGGTGTCCCGCCTGCGCCAGGACGGCCTCCCTTTCGAGGCGCTCGCGGGTTTGCTCGCGGAAGCCTCCGTGGTGGCCGTGATGACGGCCCACCCGACCGAAGTGCAGCGCCAGAGCGTGCTGGACGGCCACCGCGCGGTGCGGCGTTTTCTGGTTTTGCTGGACGCGCCGGATCTCTTGCCCGAAGAACTCGCCGAACTCGAGACGAAACTCAAGCGCGTCATTCTCGCCCTGTGGCAGACCTCGGAAATCCGGCATTTCCGGCTGACGGTGCGCGACGAAATCGAAAACGGCGTGGCCTACCACCCGTTGACCTTCTTCCAGGCCATGCCGCGGCTCTATGAGCGGCTCGCTGGCCTGATCGCCGGGCAGTGGGGCAAGGAGTGCGAGATTCCGTCGTTCGTCCGCATCGCCAGCTGGATCGGCGGCGACCGGGACGGCAACCCTTTCGTCGACGCGAAGGTGCTGCGTCAGGCGATGACGCGCCAGGCCACGGTGGCGTTCGACCACTACTTCCACGAGCTGGCCGGCCTGTACCGCGAGTTGTCGCTCTCCTCGCGCCATGTCGCGGTCAGCGCCGAACTGGCCGCCCTGGCCGAACACTCTCCCGATCGGGAGGAAAGCCGCAATGAGGAGCCATACCGCCGCGCGCTCGCGCATATCGAAGCGCGGCTGGAAGGCACGGCGCGGCGTCTTGGCCTGACGGTCAGCGGGCGTTTCGGCGCGGGCGAGGCCTACGCGGACGCCGCCGCGTTCGGCGCCGACCTGTTGGCCGTGTCGCGCTCGCTGTGCCTGCATGGCAGCGCGCTTCTTGCCGACGGCCGGCTCTCGAGGCTGTGCCGCGCGGTGGATCTGTTCGGCTTTCATTTGATGACCCTGGATCTGCGCCAGCATGCGGAGTTTCACCAGAATGTGGTCGACGAACTGTTCGCTCAGGGCGGACTCGGCGACTATTCCGGGCTTGACGAGACCGCGCGTTGCGAGGCGTTGCGCCGCGAACTGGCGACCCCGCGTCCCTTGCTGTCGCCGTGGGGCTCCTACAGCGAGACAACGCGCAAGGAGCTCGCGGTATTCGCCGAGGCGCGCGAGCTGAAGGCCGCCTTCGGCGACGGCGCGATCGGGCAGAGCATCATTTCCAATTGCGCGCATGCGTCCGACCTGCTGGCTCTGGCGCTGATCCTCAAGGAAACCGGGCTTATCCGCTATCGCGACGGCAAACCGCAGGCCAGCGTCAATCTCGTGCCGCTGTTCGAGACCATCGGCGACCTGTCGCGCAGCCGCGAAGTCATGCAAACCCTGTTCGACGATCCCTGGTACCAGAGCCTGCTCGACAGCCGCGGGCGCATGCAGGAAGTCATGCTCGGCTATTCGGACAGCAACAAGGACGGCGGCTACCTGACCAGCCAGTGGGAGCTTTATCAGGCGGAACGCCGGCTGGTGACGCTGTTCGCTTCCGCGAACGTGCGCATGCGCCTGTTCCACGGACGCGGCGGTTCGGTGGGGAGAGGCGGCGGTCCGTCCTACGAGGCGATCATGGCGCAGCCGTGCGGCTCGGTCGCCGGGCGTATCCGCATCACCGAGCAGGGCGAAGTGATCGCTTCCAAGTATTCCGATCCGGATATCGGTCTGCGGAACCTGGAGGCGCTGACCGCGGCGACGCTGGAGGCCAGTCTCGCCAGCTTTGCCGGATGCGAAACCGACGCCGGGGTGTTCGACGAACTGTCGGCCTCGGCGTACCGCGCCTATCGCGCCCTGGTGGAAACGCCCGGGTTCATGCAGTACTTTCTCGAGGCGACACCGATCCACGCCATCGCCAGGCTCAATATCGGCAGCCGTCCGGCTTCGCGCAAGAGTCTGTCGTCGATCCGCGACCTGCGCGCCATCCCCTGGGTGTTCTCCTGGTCGCAATCGCGCGTGATGCTGCCTGGCTGGTTCGGATTCGGCTCGGCCGTGTCGGCGTTTCTCGCGCGCCATGGTGACGAGGGGCTTGGCCGGCTCAGGACGCTGTACCGGGATTCGGGCTTCTTCCAGGTCGCCTTGTCCAACATGGAACAGGTGATGGCCAAGGCCGACCTGTCGATCGCGCGCCACTACGCATCGCTGGTGTCCGACCGGGCGCTGGCGGACACGCTGTTCGGCGCCATTGGCGGCGAATGGCAAAAAACCCTCGACGCCTTGTTCGCCATCACCGGGCAAACCCGGCTGCTGGAGTTCAACCCGACGCTGGCGCGCAGTCTCGCCATACGGCTGCCCTACCTCGATGCGCTCAGCTTCCTGCAAGTCGAATTGCTCAGCCGCTTGAGGGACGACCCGGATGACGAGGAAACGCTCTACGCGATTCATTTGACCATCAACGGCATTTCGGCCGGTTTGCGCAACAGCGGATGA
- the hemC gene encoding hydroxymethylbilane synthase — MKKFVIASRESRLAMWQAEHIKARLETLYPDAEVRILGMTTQGDRILDKTLSKIGGKGLFVKELEAALMEGRADLAVHSIKDVPMTLPEGFALAAICEREDPRDAFVSNRHAALADLPEGAVVGTSSLRREAQLRHRFPHLRILPLRGNVQTRLAKLDNGEYDAIILAAAGLKRLGLGERIRHELAVEESLPAPGQGALGIEIRADRADLAALLMPLNDPDTHACVSAERALSRALGGSCQIPLGAYATLDGETLTLNGFVAHPDGSVMLAADAVAPRDYADALGRTVASKLADAGALPLIEAVLKDA; from the coding sequence ATGAAGAAGTTCGTCATCGCCAGTCGTGAGAGTCGCCTTGCCATGTGGCAGGCCGAACACATCAAAGCCCGGCTGGAAACCCTCTACCCGGACGCGGAGGTGCGGATCCTGGGCATGACCACCCAGGGCGACCGCATTCTGGACAAGACCCTGTCCAAAATCGGCGGCAAGGGCCTGTTCGTGAAAGAGCTGGAGGCGGCGCTGATGGAAGGCCGCGCGGATCTGGCCGTGCATTCGATCAAGGATGTGCCGATGACGCTGCCCGAAGGATTCGCGCTGGCGGCGATCTGCGAGCGCGAAGATCCGCGCGACGCGTTCGTGTCGAACCGCCATGCGGCGCTCGCCGACCTGCCCGAAGGCGCCGTGGTCGGCACCTCCAGCCTGCGCCGCGAAGCCCAGTTGCGCCACCGTTTCCCCCACCTGCGGATTCTTCCGCTGCGCGGCAATGTCCAGACACGGCTCGCCAAGCTCGACAACGGCGAATACGACGCGATCATCCTCGCCGCCGCGGGTCTCAAGCGCTTGGGCCTAGGCGAGCGCATCCGCCACGAACTGGCCGTGGAGGAAAGCCTCCCCGCCCCGGGACAGGGCGCGCTCGGCATCGAAATCCGCGCCGACCGGGCCGACCTCGCCGCCCTGCTGATGCCGCTCAACGATCCGGACACCCACGCCTGTGTCAGCGCCGAACGCGCCCTGTCCCGCGCGCTCGGCGGCAGTTGCCAGATTCCTCTTGGCGCCTACGCGACCCTCGACGGGGAAACCTTGACGCTCAATGGCTTCGTCGCGCATCCGGACGGCTCGGTCATGCTGGCGGCCGATGCGGTGGCGCCCCGCGACTACGCCGATGCCTTGGGCCGTACCGTGGCCAGCAAGCTTGCCGACGCCGGCGCCCTGCCGCTGATCGAGGCGGTGCTCAAGGACGCGTGA
- a CDS encoding uroporphyrinogen-III synthase yields the protein MSLAGRSVLVARPTGQCGRLLALLREAGARATHFPVMELEADPVALDALPDAADKADWLVFVSPGVIDLAWPRLAGHPVAARLACVGAASAAKLAALSGLPVTHPSDGSDSEALLALPEFAQMAGQRVLIVRGEGGRATLAETLTERGANVSFAEVYRRVDASPDWKDFDRHHPQAVILTSSDMVERWFRLAGPSRAAQLQCLLYCVPHPRIAERLAGHGATRIVTTRAGDDALVAGLREWFSRHP from the coding sequence ATGAGCCTCGCCGGCCGCTCCGTCCTTGTCGCCCGCCCGACGGGTCAATGCGGGCGGCTGCTCGCCCTGCTTCGCGAAGCGGGCGCCCGCGCGACGCATTTTCCGGTAATGGAGCTCGAGGCCGACCCTGTCGCGCTCGATGCGTTGCCCGACGCGGCGGACAAGGCCGACTGGCTGGTTTTCGTGAGCCCCGGCGTGATCGATCTGGCCTGGCCACGGCTTGCCGGCCATCCGGTCGCTGCCCGCCTGGCCTGCGTCGGCGCCGCCAGCGCCGCCAAACTCGCCGCCCTCTCGGGCCTCCCCGTGACGCATCCCTCCGACGGCAGTGACAGCGAAGCGTTGCTCGCGCTGCCCGAATTCGCGCAAATGGCCGGGCAGCGCGTGCTCATCGTGCGTGGCGAAGGAGGCCGTGCCACGCTCGCCGAAACCCTGACGGAACGAGGCGCGAACGTGTCGTTCGCCGAAGTCTACCGGCGTGTCGACGCTTCGCCCGACTGGAAGGACTTTGACAGACACCACCCCCAAGCGGTTATCCTGACATCCAGCGACATGGTGGAACGCTGGTTCCGCCTGGCTGGCCCGAGCCGGGCCGCGCAGTTACAATGTTTACTGTATTGCGTGCCGCACCCGCGCATCGCCGAACGCCTGGCGGGCCACGGGGCGACACGGATCGTGACAACCCGAGCCGGAGACGACGCACTGGTCGCCGGCCTCAGAGAATGGTTCTCCCGTCACCCATGA